One stretch of Eupeodes corollae chromosome 2, idEupCoro1.1, whole genome shotgun sequence DNA includes these proteins:
- the LOC129947912 gene encoding rho GTPase-activating protein 190 isoform X12, whose protein sequence is MWQHAGSSKESKVNKFAMKQINVSVVGLSGNEKEKGQSGVGKSCLCNRFIRPMTDDYFIDHISVLSQSDFSGRIVNNDHFLYWGEVKKTTDEGTEYNFNVVEQTEFIDDATFQPFKVGKMEPYYKRCTTTKVASAEKLMYVCKSQLGIEKEYEQKVLPDGRLTIDGFVVVFDVSPVPNRSLEKQVEFVHNILMNLLKTKKPIVLVTTKNDDASEAYIREAEKVCQRKEYKGAIQLVETSSHESINIDTAFILLAQLIDKTKNRTKITTYAEAARTRKELLDTRTEAVAKLIRNQITDYHTLWSHGSKMLAQHREWNEFLDLFGQEAGQRIFRRHMKKLRDDHLNKRLQQYMDGFVGALQDIIPDIGTFNIETDEDWNSVRNYIRNHVEFDQYFFDCQRAPWTDLSDVSDIEDEARIPFDILDTPEAETVFKNHLNALQQEQKRLEWKKQFKKLLEETGYVTPGKQLAEVRVLFMGRECFEALSEHDCQQIYDNHQRELIDKAKHNFLELLLEHADLFQHFKNIEPSGTITQDDIKEITEVLQDDLRYKLLDRLDQDRKVMLFQHLGFIHCPIREHCPAFPNCMDCMIERILSLKKTSTLTSNKWKSPSTESILNLLIMGSEHLASDLLNDIRISSGSEGEYIYDSQTYYLNYRIVNGDMESFKSIDFQSSGLICVYSNQQSFETLKDNLERSLLCNLELEDKFENLPIVLVYQPHDLKENEIDYLRAEGLRLAEMLHCEFIDTMNFYRHRQTPHQKYVYEILNNLIISLRLSDIKCDDSYQPDHPDLRIIICMFCGDLYSPESILAPLVSESTSSVTQDRSILVDTFLGDCKRRVEFIISSYHGANQYRDELIHGFILFYSTKRKSSLANLNAFTMNIPNMPIQIIAITENGGANAFFNNDLCQLLITEGNSIADRYRANFMTSSAGQPLKFAIYTPFLKKVWDRKPEIESLHMEEPVTLDSGEGTLEHSMHHLPQPPPRHESYMLKNTAGTDGSGSENYEHLPTRSLNSLNGWLDDQLFISRDAEKHDVRGSVRRNTIWNNFSGSNHHAFTTGRRQNESSFANKIRPKGPSQTLKQPGKLNLKNFQLVSDAVARMNVSSDTNLAEGDNKNVLNLNNKSSIFDHAPLAAPEDDSDEMAEYAQIKNAYGDEGNNDQIYNLPYDLTPSKSSKSRHRRDKEQKYSESDSDSSSSGQRKARDGYYKMNRKQQTHKRTRKKRVPIPVQPPKVPPFGTFVSPPEIPMHYQKMKTLEKVKHMHTDVQEEESSVDVSSPRDNNSPIFGMVSKTGENDKLLDMKIKPKNWKEEEKLEKRRLKEEQAKLRKQQDKEKEQEKKMKRKSKQNSKLSSGAIENLETALSSLPEFMQSDKNNIPIFLHKCIQFIEQEGLDSEGIYRVPGNRAHVDLLFQKFEEDSNVDIESLDIPVNAVATALKDFFSKRFPPLFDKEVMAELEEIAGTPNVKPETETVGSRNMSSAKLSMEVKTDRSCRLISLRNLLNKLPVVNFAILKFIFQHFVRVSENSKLNSMDSKNLAICWWPTLIPIEFTDMGHFEQLRPYLEDIVQTMIDQFPYLYCGKEAFVMV, encoded by the exons GTAAACAAATTTGCGATGAAGCAAATTAACGTGAGTGTGGTGGGTCTATCTGGCAATGAAAAAGAGAAAGGTCAGAGTGGCGTAGGGAAATCATGCCTATGCAATCGTTTCATACGCCCAATGACTGATGATTATTTCATCGATCACATATCTGTTTTGAGTcag TCGGATTTTAGCGGACGAATAGTAAACAACGACCATTTCCTCTATTGGGGGGAAGTTAAGAAAACCACAGACGAAGGCACCGAGTACAATTTCAATGTAGTGGAGCAAACTGAGTTCATTGATGATGCGACATTCCAACCGTTTAAAGTAGGCAAAATGGAACCATACTACAAGCGTTGTACTACAACCAAAGTAGCGTCAGCTGAAAAGCTAATGTACGTATGCAAGAGTCAGTTAGGAATTGAAAAAGAATACGAGCAAAAAGTTTTGCCAGATGGACGCCTTACTATCGATGGCTTTGTTGTGGTTTTCGATGTGAGCCCAGTTCCAAATCGATCACTTGAAAAACAAGTCGAATTTGTTCATAACATACTAATGAACCTGCTTAAGACAAAGAAGCCAATAGTATTAGTTACGACCAAAAATGACGATGCGAGTGAAGCTTATATCCGCGAAGCGGAGAAAGTTTGCCAGCGAAAGGAATATAAAGGTGCGATTCAACTAGTTGAAACATCGTCTCATGAGTCAATTAACATCGACACGGCTTTTATACTACTGGCACAGCTAATTGATAAGACTAAAAATCGTACGAAAATAACAACTTATGCGGAAGCGGCTCGGACACGCAAAGAACTTCTAGATACTAGAACCGAAGCTGTGGCTAAGCTGATCCGAAATCAAATAACCGATTATCACACACTATGGTCGCATGGCTCAAAGATGCTCGCACAACATCGAGAGTGGAATgaatttttagatttgtttggTCAAGAAGCGGGCCAAAGGATATTTCGAAGGCACATGAAAAAACTACGCGATGACCATTTGAACAAGCGACTTCAACAATATATGGATGGATTTGTTGGTGCCCTACAAGATATTATTCCGGACATAGGGACATTTAATATTGAAACTGACGAAGACTGGAATTCTGTTAGAAACTACATACGAAATCATGTAGAATTTGATCAATATTTCTTTGATTGTCAACGTGCGCCGTGGACAGATTTAAGTGACGTTAGTGACATCGAGGATGAAGCAAGAATTCCGTTTGATATTTTGGATACTCCTGAAGCCGAAactgttttcaaaaatcatttaaatgcgTTGCAACAGGAACAAAAGAGATTAGA GTGGAAGAAGCAGTTTAAAAAGCTCCTAGAAGAGACTGGCTACGTAACCCCGGGCAAGCAACTAGCTGAAGTTCGTGTGCTTTTTATGGGACGTGAATGCTTTGAAGCATTATCCGAACATGATTGCCAACAAATTTACGATAATCATCAGCGGGAGCTAATTGACAAAGCCAAGCACAATTTTTTGGAGTTATTACTAGAACATGCAGATCTgttccaacattttaaaaatatagagcCATCCGGTACGATTACTCAAGatgatattaaagaaattacTGAAGTATTACAAGATGATTTAAG ATATAAGCTATTGGATCGTCTAGATCAGGATAGGAAAGTAATGCTGTTCCAACATCTTGGCTTTATTCATTGTCCAATCAGGGAACATTGTCCAGCATTTCCAAATTGCATGGATTGCATGATTGAACGAATattaagcttaaagaaaacaaGTACTCTCACATCAAACAAATGGAAATCTCCATCCACCGAAAGTATTTTAAATCTGCTGATTATGGGATCAGAGCATTTAGCTAGTGATTTACTAAATGATATTAGAATAAGTTCTGGCAGTGAAGGCGAATATATTTATGATAGTCAGACTTATTATCTCAACTATAGAATTGTAAATGGAGACATGGAATCGTTTAAGTCAATTGATTTTCAATCTAGTG gtttaaTTTGTGTTTACTCTAACCAACAATCTTTTGAAACACTGAAAGATAACCTAGAACGCAGTTTGCTTTGCAATTTGGAATTGGaagataaatttgaaaatctacCAATCGTGCTAGTTTATCAACCGCACGACTTGAAAGAAAACGAAATTGACTACTTACGCGCTGAAGGATTACGTTTAGCAGAAATGTTGCACTGTGAATTTATCGACACAATGAATTTTTACCGCCACCGCCAAACACCTCATCAGAAATATGTCTACGAAATACTGAACAATTTGATCATAAGTTTAcgtttatcagatatcaaatgTGATGATTCATATCAGCCAGATCATCCAGACTTGAGAATTAtcatttgtatgttttgtgGTGATCTTTATTCTCCAGAAAGCATTCTAGCTCCTTTAGTGTCAGAATCTACATCGAGTGTTACTCAGGATCGGAGTATTTTAGTAGACACCTTCCTGGGCGATTGCAAGAGACGAGTTGAGTTCATAATTTCTTCTTATCATGGGGCAAACCAATATCGTGATGAATTGATACACGGATTCATTTTGTTCTATTCAACTAAAAGAAAGTCATCTTTagcaaatttaaa TGCTTTCACAATGAACATTCCAAACATGCCAATACAAATAATAGCGATTACCGAAAATGGAGGTGCTAATGCGTTTTTCAATAACGATTTATGTCAGCTATTAATAACAGAAGGGAACTCGATCGCTGATCGATACCGTGCCAATTTTATGACATCCTCAGCTGGACAACCATTGAAAt tTGCAATTTATACACCGTTCTTGAAAAAAGTATGGGATCGTAAACCAGAAATTGAAAGTCTACACATGGAAGAACCAGTGACTTTGGATTCCGGAGAGGGCACATTGGAACATTCCATGCATCATTTGCCACAGCCTCCTCCAAGACACGAAAGCTATATGCTGAAAAATACAGCGGGTACTGATGGTTCTGGGAGTGAAAATTATGAACATCTTCCAACTAGATCATTGAATTCATTAAATG GTTGGCTGGACGATCAACTTTTTATAAGTCGAGATGCCGAAAAGCACGATGTTCGTGGAAGTGTTAGGAGGAACACGATCTGGAATAACTTCAGTGGGTCAAATCATCATGCTTTTACTACAGGACGTAGGCAAAACGAATCcagttttgcaaataaaataaggCCAAAAGGACCTAGTCAGACTCTGAag CAACCTGGAAAATTAAATCTGAAGAACTTCCAACTAGTGAGTGATGCAGTTGCCCGGATGAATGTGAGCAGTGATACCAATTTAGCAGAAGGTGATaacaaaaacgttttaaatttaaataataaatcgtCAATATTTGATCATGCTCCCCTTGCGGCTCCCGAAGATGATTCCGATGAGATGGCAGAATACGCACAAATCAAAAACGCATACGGGGATGAAGGTAACAATGATCAAATATACAACTTGCCATATGATTTGACACCAAGCAAATCGAGCAAATCTAGACACCGTCGGGATAAAGAACAaa AGTATTCGGAGTCGGATAGCGACTCGAGTTCATCAGGACAAAGAAAAGCTAGAGACGGTTACTATAAGATGAACCGCAAACAACAGACACACAAACGTACTAGGAAAAAGCGCGTTCCCATCCCCGTACAGCCTCCAAAAGTGCCTCCTTTTGGAACATTTGTGAGTCCCCCTGAAATTCCGATGCattatcaaaaaatgaaaactcttgaaaaag TTAAACACATGCATACCGATGTTCAAGAAGAGGAATCAAGTGTAGATGTGTCGTCTCCACGAGATAATAATTCGCCCATA tTTGGGATGGTCTCAAAAACCGGAGAGAATGATAAACTGCttgatatgaaaataaaaccaaaaaattggaAAGAAGAGGAAAAACTAGAGAAACGCCGTCTTAAAGAAGAGCAAGCTAAATTGCGGAAGCAACAAgacaaagaaaaagaacaagaaaagaaaatgaaacggAAGTCTAAACAAAATAGCAAGTTGTCATCTGGTGCGATTGAGAATCTTGAAACCGCTCTATCGTCACTGCCAGAATTTATGCAATcggataaaaataatattccaaTATTCTTACATAAATGTATACAATTTATTGAGCAGGAAGGTTTGGATTCCGAGGGTATATATCGTGTTCCTGGAAATCGTGCTCATGTGGACTTGCTGTTTCAGAAGTTTGAAGAAG ATTCGAATGTTGACATTGAATCGTTGGATATACCAGTTAATGCCGTGGCAACGGCGTTAAAAGACTTTTTCTCAAAGCGTTTTCCGCCACTTTTCGACAAAGAAGTTATGGCTGAATTGGAAGAAATTGCtg GTACACCCAATGTTAAACCAGAAACGGAAACTGTGG ggTCGCGAAATATGTCCTCGGCTAAATTAAGCATGGAAGTAAAAACAGACCGTAGCTGCCGTTTGATATCTCTTAGAAATCTGCTCAACAAATTACCGGTTGTTAATTTTGCcatattaaagtttatttttcaacattttgttcg
- the LOC129947912 gene encoding rho GTPase-activating protein 190 isoform X10 yields the protein MWQHAGSSKESKVNKFAMKQINVSVVGLSGNEKEKGQSGVGKSCLCNRFIRPMTDDYFIDHISVLSQSDFSGRIVNNDHFLYWGEVKKTTDEGTEYNFNVVEQTEFIDDATFQPFKVGKMEPYYKRCTTTKVASAEKLMYVCKSQLGIEKEYEQKVLPDGRLTIDGFVVVFDVSPVPNRSLEKQVEFVHNILMNLLKTKKPIVLVTTKNDDASEAYIREAEKVCQRKEYKGAIQLVETSSHESINIDTAFILLAQLIDKTKNRTKITTYAEAARTRKELLDTRTEAVAKLIRNQITDYHTLWSHGSKMLAQHREWNEFLDLFGQEAGQRIFRRHMKKLRDDHLNKRLQQYMDGFVGALQDIIPDIGTFNIETDEDWNSVRNYIRNHVEFDQYFFDCQRAPWTDLSDVSDIEDEARIPFDILDTPEAETVFKNHLNALQQEQKRLEWKKQFKKLLEETGYVTPGKQLAEVRVLFMGRECFEALSEHDCQQIYDNHQRELIDKAKHNFLELLLEHADLFQHFKNIEPSGTITQDDIKEITEVLQDDLRYKLLDRLDQDRKVMLFQHLGFIHCPIREHCPAFPNCMDCMIERILSLKKTSTLTSNKWKSPSTESILNLLIMGSEHLASDLLNDIRISSGSEGEYIYDSQTYYLNYRIVNGDMESFKSIDFQSSGLICVYSNQQSFETLKDNLERSLLCNLELEDKFENLPIVLVYQPHDLKENEIDYLRAEGLRLAEMLHCEFIDTMNFYRHRQTPHQKYVYEILNNLIISLRLSDIKCDDSYQPDHPDLRIIICMFCGDLYSPESILAPLVSESTSSVTQDRSILVDTFLGDCKRRVEFIISSYHGANQYRDELIHGFILFYSTKRKSSLANLNAFTMNIPNMPIQIIAITENGGANAFFNNDLCQLLITEGNSIADRYRANFMTSSAGQPLKFAIYTPFLKKVWDRKPEIESLHMEEPVTLDSGEGTLEHSMHHLPQPPPRHESYMLKNTAGTDGSGSENYEHLPTRSLNSLNADVSGSKDSLTTHDSGWLDDQLFISRDAEKHDVRGSVRRNTIWNNFSGSNHHAFTTGRRQNESSFANKIRPKGPSQTLKQPGKLNLKNFQLVSDAVARMNVSSDTNLAEGDNKNVLNLNNKSSIFDHAPLAAPEDDSDEMAEYAQIKNAYGDEGNNDQIYNLPYDLTPSKSSKSRHRRDKEQKYSESDSDSSSSGQRKARDGYYKMNRKQQTHKRTRKKRVPIPVQPPKVPPFGTFVSPPEIPMHYQKMKTLEKVKHMHTDVQEEESSVDVSSPRDNNSPIFGMVSKTGENDKLLDMKIKPKNWKEEEKLEKRRLKEEQAKLRKQQDKEKEQEKKMKRKSKQNSKLSSGAIENLETALSSLPEFMQSDKNNIPIFLHKCIQFIEQEGLDSEGIYRVPGNRAHVDLLFQKFEEDSNVDIESLDIPVNAVATALKDFFSKRFPPLFDKEVMAELEEIAGTPNVKPETETVGSRNMSSAKLSMEVKTDRSCRLISLRNLLNKLPVVNFAILKFIFQHFVRVSENSKLNSMDSKNLAICWWPTLIPIEFTDMGHFEQLRPYLEDIVQTMIDQFPYLYCGKEAFVMV from the exons GTAAACAAATTTGCGATGAAGCAAATTAACGTGAGTGTGGTGGGTCTATCTGGCAATGAAAAAGAGAAAGGTCAGAGTGGCGTAGGGAAATCATGCCTATGCAATCGTTTCATACGCCCAATGACTGATGATTATTTCATCGATCACATATCTGTTTTGAGTcag TCGGATTTTAGCGGACGAATAGTAAACAACGACCATTTCCTCTATTGGGGGGAAGTTAAGAAAACCACAGACGAAGGCACCGAGTACAATTTCAATGTAGTGGAGCAAACTGAGTTCATTGATGATGCGACATTCCAACCGTTTAAAGTAGGCAAAATGGAACCATACTACAAGCGTTGTACTACAACCAAAGTAGCGTCAGCTGAAAAGCTAATGTACGTATGCAAGAGTCAGTTAGGAATTGAAAAAGAATACGAGCAAAAAGTTTTGCCAGATGGACGCCTTACTATCGATGGCTTTGTTGTGGTTTTCGATGTGAGCCCAGTTCCAAATCGATCACTTGAAAAACAAGTCGAATTTGTTCATAACATACTAATGAACCTGCTTAAGACAAAGAAGCCAATAGTATTAGTTACGACCAAAAATGACGATGCGAGTGAAGCTTATATCCGCGAAGCGGAGAAAGTTTGCCAGCGAAAGGAATATAAAGGTGCGATTCAACTAGTTGAAACATCGTCTCATGAGTCAATTAACATCGACACGGCTTTTATACTACTGGCACAGCTAATTGATAAGACTAAAAATCGTACGAAAATAACAACTTATGCGGAAGCGGCTCGGACACGCAAAGAACTTCTAGATACTAGAACCGAAGCTGTGGCTAAGCTGATCCGAAATCAAATAACCGATTATCACACACTATGGTCGCATGGCTCAAAGATGCTCGCACAACATCGAGAGTGGAATgaatttttagatttgtttggTCAAGAAGCGGGCCAAAGGATATTTCGAAGGCACATGAAAAAACTACGCGATGACCATTTGAACAAGCGACTTCAACAATATATGGATGGATTTGTTGGTGCCCTACAAGATATTATTCCGGACATAGGGACATTTAATATTGAAACTGACGAAGACTGGAATTCTGTTAGAAACTACATACGAAATCATGTAGAATTTGATCAATATTTCTTTGATTGTCAACGTGCGCCGTGGACAGATTTAAGTGACGTTAGTGACATCGAGGATGAAGCAAGAATTCCGTTTGATATTTTGGATACTCCTGAAGCCGAAactgttttcaaaaatcatttaaatgcgTTGCAACAGGAACAAAAGAGATTAGA GTGGAAGAAGCAGTTTAAAAAGCTCCTAGAAGAGACTGGCTACGTAACCCCGGGCAAGCAACTAGCTGAAGTTCGTGTGCTTTTTATGGGACGTGAATGCTTTGAAGCATTATCCGAACATGATTGCCAACAAATTTACGATAATCATCAGCGGGAGCTAATTGACAAAGCCAAGCACAATTTTTTGGAGTTATTACTAGAACATGCAGATCTgttccaacattttaaaaatatagagcCATCCGGTACGATTACTCAAGatgatattaaagaaattacTGAAGTATTACAAGATGATTTAAG ATATAAGCTATTGGATCGTCTAGATCAGGATAGGAAAGTAATGCTGTTCCAACATCTTGGCTTTATTCATTGTCCAATCAGGGAACATTGTCCAGCATTTCCAAATTGCATGGATTGCATGATTGAACGAATattaagcttaaagaaaacaaGTACTCTCACATCAAACAAATGGAAATCTCCATCCACCGAAAGTATTTTAAATCTGCTGATTATGGGATCAGAGCATTTAGCTAGTGATTTACTAAATGATATTAGAATAAGTTCTGGCAGTGAAGGCGAATATATTTATGATAGTCAGACTTATTATCTCAACTATAGAATTGTAAATGGAGACATGGAATCGTTTAAGTCAATTGATTTTCAATCTAGTG gtttaaTTTGTGTTTACTCTAACCAACAATCTTTTGAAACACTGAAAGATAACCTAGAACGCAGTTTGCTTTGCAATTTGGAATTGGaagataaatttgaaaatctacCAATCGTGCTAGTTTATCAACCGCACGACTTGAAAGAAAACGAAATTGACTACTTACGCGCTGAAGGATTACGTTTAGCAGAAATGTTGCACTGTGAATTTATCGACACAATGAATTTTTACCGCCACCGCCAAACACCTCATCAGAAATATGTCTACGAAATACTGAACAATTTGATCATAAGTTTAcgtttatcagatatcaaatgTGATGATTCATATCAGCCAGATCATCCAGACTTGAGAATTAtcatttgtatgttttgtgGTGATCTTTATTCTCCAGAAAGCATTCTAGCTCCTTTAGTGTCAGAATCTACATCGAGTGTTACTCAGGATCGGAGTATTTTAGTAGACACCTTCCTGGGCGATTGCAAGAGACGAGTTGAGTTCATAATTTCTTCTTATCATGGGGCAAACCAATATCGTGATGAATTGATACACGGATTCATTTTGTTCTATTCAACTAAAAGAAAGTCATCTTTagcaaatttaaa TGCTTTCACAATGAACATTCCAAACATGCCAATACAAATAATAGCGATTACCGAAAATGGAGGTGCTAATGCGTTTTTCAATAACGATTTATGTCAGCTATTAATAACAGAAGGGAACTCGATCGCTGATCGATACCGTGCCAATTTTATGACATCCTCAGCTGGACAACCATTGAAAt tTGCAATTTATACACCGTTCTTGAAAAAAGTATGGGATCGTAAACCAGAAATTGAAAGTCTACACATGGAAGAACCAGTGACTTTGGATTCCGGAGAGGGCACATTGGAACATTCCATGCATCATTTGCCACAGCCTCCTCCAAGACACGAAAGCTATATGCTGAAAAATACAGCGGGTACTGATGGTTCTGGGAGTGAAAATTATGAACATCTTCCAACTAGATCATTGAATTCATTAAATG CGGATGTGAGCGGTTCGAAGGATTCATTGACAACTCATGATtcag GTTGGCTGGACGATCAACTTTTTATAAGTCGAGATGCCGAAAAGCACGATGTTCGTGGAAGTGTTAGGAGGAACACGATCTGGAATAACTTCAGTGGGTCAAATCATCATGCTTTTACTACAGGACGTAGGCAAAACGAATCcagttttgcaaataaaataaggCCAAAAGGACCTAGTCAGACTCTGAag CAACCTGGAAAATTAAATCTGAAGAACTTCCAACTAGTGAGTGATGCAGTTGCCCGGATGAATGTGAGCAGTGATACCAATTTAGCAGAAGGTGATaacaaaaacgttttaaatttaaataataaatcgtCAATATTTGATCATGCTCCCCTTGCGGCTCCCGAAGATGATTCCGATGAGATGGCAGAATACGCACAAATCAAAAACGCATACGGGGATGAAGGTAACAATGATCAAATATACAACTTGCCATATGATTTGACACCAAGCAAATCGAGCAAATCTAGACACCGTCGGGATAAAGAACAaa AGTATTCGGAGTCGGATAGCGACTCGAGTTCATCAGGACAAAGAAAAGCTAGAGACGGTTACTATAAGATGAACCGCAAACAACAGACACACAAACGTACTAGGAAAAAGCGCGTTCCCATCCCCGTACAGCCTCCAAAAGTGCCTCCTTTTGGAACATTTGTGAGTCCCCCTGAAATTCCGATGCattatcaaaaaatgaaaactcttgaaaaag TTAAACACATGCATACCGATGTTCAAGAAGAGGAATCAAGTGTAGATGTGTCGTCTCCACGAGATAATAATTCGCCCATA tTTGGGATGGTCTCAAAAACCGGAGAGAATGATAAACTGCttgatatgaaaataaaaccaaaaaattggaAAGAAGAGGAAAAACTAGAGAAACGCCGTCTTAAAGAAGAGCAAGCTAAATTGCGGAAGCAACAAgacaaagaaaaagaacaagaaaagaaaatgaaacggAAGTCTAAACAAAATAGCAAGTTGTCATCTGGTGCGATTGAGAATCTTGAAACCGCTCTATCGTCACTGCCAGAATTTATGCAATcggataaaaataatattccaaTATTCTTACATAAATGTATACAATTTATTGAGCAGGAAGGTTTGGATTCCGAGGGTATATATCGTGTTCCTGGAAATCGTGCTCATGTGGACTTGCTGTTTCAGAAGTTTGAAGAAG ATTCGAATGTTGACATTGAATCGTTGGATATACCAGTTAATGCCGTGGCAACGGCGTTAAAAGACTTTTTCTCAAAGCGTTTTCCGCCACTTTTCGACAAAGAAGTTATGGCTGAATTGGAAGAAATTGCtg GTACACCCAATGTTAAACCAGAAACGGAAACTGTGG ggTCGCGAAATATGTCCTCGGCTAAATTAAGCATGGAAGTAAAAACAGACCGTAGCTGCCGTTTGATATCTCTTAGAAATCTGCTCAACAAATTACCGGTTGTTAATTTTGCcatattaaagtttatttttcaacattttgttcg